Genomic segment of Engystomops pustulosus chromosome 8, aEngPut4.maternal, whole genome shotgun sequence:
CAAGGAAACGAGTGGCTTAGCATTCAGGAAATGTTTCATCAAAGCTGTAAATCTTCTCACCTTCTCATCACTAATATTGCCATGTAGGTCATTCTGAAACCTCTGTTTCACAGCAGTCAGAGACACTTGCCGGTAATCTTTTGGTGCATCATCGTGGAAGCTGCAACacacacaagcaaaaaaaaagaattaggTAATGTAGTATAAATCACCAATGTCTAGTTTGTATTCAGCACCAGCAGCCCATGGATTAGTCATCAGACAGATCAGCCGGAGTAGTGTAGTGTATGGGACACCAGccaaaaagtgactcatctctcaGTCACCAAACATTCTGCAGAGATGTTTACATGGAACTCTTACCATTTCTTATGCAAAAGCAGCACACAAGGGGTTAATTGTTCCAAAGTGAAGCCCGTACACTCGACCAGCTGAGCGGGCCATGGAAGTGCtgcaggggggaaaaaaaaaataagggttACAAAAACACAAGCAAGAATGTGCATGAATACAATACAAATATTTTGATACAGAAATAAGGCGGAATACTAAAATTGACACAACTTTAATAAAAAcagttacaaaaaaaatctaGTAGCAAAACCTGTTGGATACCCCCTTAAAGGGACGTGTTCTATGGTTGTACCGTGTGTCACTCAGTATATAAAAAACGCCACTAATAAAATCACATGTACTACTGAATTCGGTTTACCAACGTGTTTAAttcatacaaataaaaatataaagtctCGTTATACCACATATGGATATGTTTTGCATACAATACAAGGCAATCTATAGTATCACAGTAGGTTATCACAAAAAATCTAGTGCCTTCAGGTGGTTGTATACAGATCATAGACCAAGTCTGAGGCGCCATTGCATTGTCGAACTAAGTAAAGTAAGTGCACAGTCAACGGTAGTGAAACGTGGTACTGCAAGAATCCGACATGGAGTACAAGCAATGGATCGGTGCAGCAGTGTACAGCGATAAATGATTCATCGATGAGTGAATACTGAAAGTTTAGTGTAACATCAATTAAAAATTTATTCTATAAATTGCCATTTCTCTTCATCCCCTGAGTCACATAAAGCTGGATCACTTATGTGACTTGTGGTTTAAGAATCTAAACTTTTGGGAAATGCTTCCTATGTCTGAATCATCAAGGAACACGAACCCACCTTGTTTGTGCAGGATCCTCGCTAGTAACAGAGCACTGGCAGCTAACCGAGCTGGAGAATACACCGAAAGCTCTGTGTACAGCAGGGAAAGCTCAGAAATGTAGCTGCAAAGGTGCAAGGTGCCCCGGTCCGATGAGACGATGTGAGAAAGGACGTCGCTGTAGTCGATCACCGTGGGCATCTGTGAAGTGCAAAAAAGAAAAGTTGAAGAAGATTGGATACATACACCCCTACAGGACACAACACATATGTGCAAGGATGGGGAATGGGGAAGGGAGGTCATCTTCCTGCTTCTACTTAAACTACATGGACATTAACCAAAGAATGATAATCAATAACAGCAATCTGACCAAATCACAGCTGCTCACCCAAAACCCTTAATTCAGTGGAAAAGCATGCTTGGTTTGGCCAAGAGTGCATGTGAAGACGGTGTCACCAGACCTTCATTGAGATGAATAGAATCCAGTATGTATCTAtagcataggccagtggtggcaaacctatggcacgggtgccagaggcggcactcagagccctttttgtgggcacccgggccatcgctccagcacaccagacaagactcaaagaatcttcctgcagttccaagaaacttaaaagatgctgctttcagtcatattttgatactcacttctctacttgggactgtaggaagaggaagaattagacagggttgaattatctttggaggacctcctgctggccccatgattctctgtgtacagagggaaactagaaagaagctaaaatgatgaaaattttccatctttctactgtgttgctgtcctcaggaggccaatatgattgagagttgttgaacagggagcaataagttactgctttaatttgtggttggcacctcgcgaaaaataagcagggttttgggttgcagtttgggcactcgacctctaaaaggtttgccatcactggcataggcgaTCAGTTGACTTGCATAATATCTTGTATAATAtcattatattttgtatattttaatgtCCTGTACAGTGGACAGGGCGTTAAAATATACAAGATATTATGCAACCATAATATATAGCTAAATTGTCAAGTTAACCCTAAACCAGCACTTTGCACACAATGATATTAGTGAGATTTAGTCCAGTTGTATACAAGAGCAATAAAGGATCAGCAAAGGCGAGCAAAACCAAAATTATTTAAAACCTGCTCACAGTGAAATAATCTGAACCCACGACTTACCCTAATTTTTCCTTCTAGTGCAGATATAATCTCTCCCATCATCCGTACCAGATCCTCATACTTATAGGTGTTATCTGTAAGCCATACCGCTTCCCGGATTGTCAGGATCTCCTTGCTGATAAACCTGTCACATGGAATGACATTATAATTACATTACATAACTAGACACACAAGAGCTGTAGCAGGTAGGAAGAAAAGTCATGTAGGTCACAAGTCTTACCGTGTGCAGATGACCATACACGCAATGCCCACAAGTTGGAGACGTGCACGTGGGACACTGCGTAGCTTCAAGTATCGATCCACCAGACCAACAGTCATGTGCAAGCAGAGACTGGAGAAATCCTTCATCGTTGCCACCTCTACTAGCCAGTCTATTAGTATATACCTGGGAGAGAAAAGAAGGTGCATTCAATCAACTATAAAGGAATGTATAGTGATCTGGTAACTAAACGTGAACTAACCCTTTACATTATGGGTGCTCTGCTAAGTTTATCTGTCGACAAGTTCATATTCAaaggcagaatagtgagtgcagctctggggtataatactggatctaactccggatcagtacaggataagtaatgtcatgtatgtacacagtgactgcaccagcagcagaatagtgagggcagctctggagtataatacaggatgtaactcaggatcagtacaggataagtaatgtcatgtatgtacacagtgactgcaccaggagaATGTATTATCATCTGTGTGGGGTGCTCTGTTAATATAGGGTGTGCGGTGTATTCATTTGttaatttatgtttatttgcGGGTGTGGCCTGTCTTTATTGTTGatttggtttaggatgtgataatcggttgggtaaGGGTTGTGGTATTTAGGATTTAATCATTATGTGTatgttaagttattgtttttgctagatgtgaatggggctggaccagctgGTGAGTTATtggaaatattttgtatatactgtacattgtgtTTGGTTTCTGTTacgttttatatacattttaataaaagatctacataATGTAACTCAGCATCATAAGGTCATGCATGtacgcagtgactgcaccagcagaatagtgagtgcagttctgcaGCCCTTCAGTCACCAAGTAATAGTTACAGAAATCCCAGGTCACCCAATACTCACCGCATAGTGTCATTCATGCCCTTTTGCTTGGTGAATATGCTAGCTTTGTTGATGGGAAGAGATGATTGAAAGACGTGAGATACGAGGTCAGATGTTGTCCGTTCCTGGCTGAACTGATTTTTTTGCCCACAGGACTTTGCCAGTGAAatctataaaaagtaaaaatgtgttAATTTTTTGGGCTTGGCAAATAACATCCAAAATTGTGCTAAATGCATAAGAGCTGCTTACCTGGGCATCCCAGCAACCCCGCGCAGCATAATCCCGCAACTGCCGAAGGCTCTGCAGGTATCTTCCAGGGTCAGATGACTAGCAAAATTAAAGTATATATTCAGATTATTTGGTTGAAAGTCTCACAGACACTGGTGCCAGTGTCCTTACACATAGACAGGGTAATATAATTTAATGGGAAACTCAATTATACTCACAGCAGATTTCTGCTTAGATTCCCATATAAGAAAGGCGCTGTGCAGACAGCCGTGAGAAGCCGAAGCCTCCAGCAATCCAAGagcttccctcctcttctcctcatcCTACAAGGAAACATATAGGGAAAGCTGTTTTACTACAATGACCTTTAATTAATTGGGGCAAGACAAAATCAGCTCAAATCAAGATAAGACAGATCATCCACGTACGGAGTGAAAACTTACCTCAAACAAGTTTAACACCTTCGCCAAGCAATACTGTAAGGATCCTCGCAGAGCCTTAATATTGGGAGAGAGGACAAAAAGTTATTACTAAGTGGTAAGTAGAAAAGGatgtaaaattacattttctatAAACAAAATCCAAAAATCTCCAAATAAAGCAAAATATAAGGGACTGTGACTACCACGCAACAATACATCCCTTTTCATTAGACTCCATTCaagttaaggctacatgcacacgtcaGCAGCAATGAGCTGTGAGCCGCAAGCCAGGAGGAGACGGGAAGAATGAGCgctgctcatccctcccctctccaaatcTTATTGCATGGTTTCTGTGCACAATGCGAACGTGAGCTAGATGCCATCTTTGCGGCTAGCGCAAGTCCCCTAATCGCGGACCTCTGAATGTACCCAAAGGACATAACAATGGACACCGGATGGACTCCAATGGGGTCTAACAGCCACCGGTTTTCTATAGAGTAACCAAACTAAAATACCACCATGACCTAAAGTTGTCAGAAAGTTTTACTCCATATTCTAAAACAACACAGAATATATATTCGAAAATTTGAGGTCCGGCCCCTTACTAATATGTGGGCAACAGTTTTTCTTTTAATCTGACCAATACTCACCCCTGTCGCAACGTCTTCTTTGAAGTCACCCTGGCATTCCTCCTTCAAGCTGTCAAACACCACCGCCTTACAGCAGCTTCCAGAGGTAGACCAAGGGGGGCGAATAAACAACCAAACAAAGGGACCTCCTCCAGAGTTTAACCTTTCCGTCAAACTAAAGAATCGCGAGGCTTTTAAACCATTAACTTCAGCCCGACCGTCATCGGACATAGACACTGAAACCAGAAGACAAAAACCATTACTTCAAAGTTTTAgatgaaagaaataaaaatactttGAAGTTCACATGGCATCAATACTAGAGGCTGCATCCTACAAGTTTTACGAAAAATTTCTATGTTGTTATAAAAATCCCATATTACTAATCATGTGGAATCTAATGATTGTGGATTAAAAGTTAATTGTATCAGCAGTAGTAGTTAATGTAATCATGAGTGGTACTTAACATCTGCATAGCAGCACATACAGAGGCGACAGGTCGCACTTCAGTTTGGTGACAAAGAGGAAAGTGTGAGTTTTCGCACGTAGATAACAAATACACAAAGAAATGCTCTGAGTATAAGATCACCACTGGGAGTGTATTGGGGTCTTCAAtgcaaaaggggggggggggggggttgggagtTAGGCGATATGACCCTATTCACTAAAACTTCTTCAGGTGTTGCAGAGACAATGATCTATAGATGCACAACCAAAATTACGAAAAAATTCATAAGAAATACAATAGGTTACTTACAGCCTTCATTGTACAAGTAGGCAATCCCCAGCTTCACGCATGCCTCGAAATTTCCACATTCTGCCGCCCTAATTATACCATGGAGAAAAGTAAAGACCGTTATGAAGTGAAAAGTTACCCCATACAAACAACAAGCCCATAAAGGTTGAGTTCCTAAAGATAAATCAGAACAATTATGTTTACCTTTCAAAAAGATGCAGGTTTTCCGGAGACGGCCATACATCTTGGAAGCATGCGCGAGCCCATACGCTACTATGAGTGTCCACCAAGGACCTCAGATGAGGATGAACCTGCAATAGAAAGAGTGAGTTATATTCCGCAATCCCGGACGTGCATatgaaattgaataacagcagatCATAAACGCTTACGTCTCGCATGGACTGTATGTCCACGGCAGGAAGGCACTCCAGGATATAGAGAAGGACGTCCTCTGGGAGGCCGAGCAGCGTCAGGAGCCGTGGACGGCGTTTCACTCGCCGTTTGGGAGGGGCTGCAAAACATTTGGAGCAGCGGCAATGCAGTACTGTAACGGAGagaggaaaaataaagttattcaTGACTAAAAAAAGACAAATATATTGTATACTTTTCATGATTTACAAAGTATTGACTGTGCTAAGGACCTGGCATGACCATATTTTAGGTTGTAATCTTCAATACAAAGGGGGAATACCGTATATGGATTATACAAGTATAACTTCTAACAAGCCTCGGCTCTTACTTTGTACTTTTCCCTCCATTGTAATTTGAGGCCATTAGCAGAAATCTTACAGCCGCCCCATAACGTGACCCTGTCACTATATATCAGCGCTCGCTGCCTCTATACAATGCCCCGGCCATTCATCGCCTTTCCAATTTTTCTGAGGTAAAAGGACAACAAAGTAATGACATTTTAATTTGATTAACCAAATGGTCGTCATGTATGACTTTGTTTCTCATAACCTGACTGTAAAACTGCCATGTTGTCATGACTATAGATGCTGACAGGATTATTGCATGTTTTTAGTATATGAGAAGGACATCATCGCCGCGTCAAAGTGTGACAGAAAAAGTTTTTCTTCCAGCTCACAGATCTTAAAGTAATGGCAGCCCATGATGGTAGAGGGAGAACAGATGAACAGGGGTCTCCAAACCCCAATTACAAACAgttgcagggcatgctgggagttgtagtttggtAACAGCCAGAGATCATTGCTGTAGAAGCCAGCTGGAAGCTGACAGTGAAAGCGGCCATCTGCATCTATTGTCCCAGCCATATGTTGTCAGTTATATGCATCCATATACAGGAACTGTCATGTAATATGCATGGTGTGACTATGCTCATAATTTTCAGCCATCTTATAGCACATTTCCATGTGACAATAAGTAGGTGGAAGGGGATTCCCTGATAGAACATCCTCTTTGCATATTTCACATTCAAGAGTTTGAAAAATGCAGTAGTTCCTCTTAGGTGCCAACTA
This window contains:
- the CCNF gene encoding cyclin-F isoform X1; this encodes MKGGVLHCRCSKCFAAPPKRRVKRRPRLLTLLGLPEDVLLYILECLPAVDIQSMRDVHPHLRSLVDTHSSVWARACFQDVWPSPENLHLFERAAECGNFEACVKLGIAYLYNEGLSMSDDGRAEVNGLKASRFFSLTERLNSGGGPFVWLFIRPPWSTSGSCCKAVVFDSLKEECQGDFKEDVATGALRGSLQYCLAKVLNLFEDEEKRREALGLLEASASHGCLHSAFLIWESKQKSASSDPGRYLQSLRQLRDYAARGCWDAQISLAKSCGQKNQFSQERTTSDLVSHVFQSSLPINKASIFTKQKGMNDTMRYILIDWLVEVATMKDFSSLCLHMTVGLVDRYLKLRSVPRARLQLVGIACMVICTRFISKEILTIREAVWLTDNTYKYEDLVRMMGEIISALEGKIRMPTVIDYSDVLSHIVSSDRGTLHLCSYISELSLLYTELSVYSPARLAASALLLARILHKQALPWPAQLVECTGFTLEQLTPCVLLLHKKCFHDDAPKDYRQVSLTAVKQRFQNDLHGNISDEKQVMDYSQLCALLGVSFQDTESPASSPSVADIHPFLCSPAGNKTKRRREDVLQEDRGSFVTTPIAELSNQEEALLGDFLDWSLDTSCSGYEGDRESEGEREGDVTAPSGILDLSLIHAEHAHCQDSSDEDTTNIPALPTSKLNLTIPPLKMAAENSSGYSSVSSGGSPTSSPNGPPCTPTPGLSNSKLVPIPFPQPSPTNFKAVRRQVKRKNQAQHSNENVSDVL
- the CCNF gene encoding cyclin-F isoform X2 is translated as MKGGVLHCRCSKCFAAPPKRRVKRRPRLLTLLGLPEDVLLYILECLPAVDIQSMRDVHPHLRSLVDTHSSVWARACFQDVWPSPENLHLFERAAECGNFEACVKLGIAYLYNEGLSMSDDGRAEVNGLKASRFFSLTERLNSGGGPFVWLFIRPPWSTSGSCCKAVVFDSLKEECQGDFKEDVATGALRGSLQYCLAKVLNLFEDEEKRREALGLLEASASHGCLHSAFLIWESKQKSASSDPGRYLQSLRQLRDYAARGCWDAQISLAKSCGQKNQFSQERTTSDLVSHVFQSSLPINKASIFTKQKGMNDTMRYILIDWLVEVATMKDFSSLCLHMTVGLVDRYLKLRSVPRARLQLVGIACMVICTRFISKEILTIREAVWLTDNTYKYEDLVRMMGEIISALEGKIRMPTVIDYSDVLSHIVSSDRGTLHLCSYISELSLLYTELSVYSPARLAASALLLARILHKQALPWPAQLVECTGFTLEQLTPCVLLLHKKCFHDDAPKDYRQVSLTAVKQRFQNDLHGNISDEKVMDYSQLCALLGVSFQDTESPASSPSVADIHPFLCSPAGNKTKRRREDVLQEDRGSFVTTPIAELSNQEEALLGDFLDWSLDTSCSGYEGDRESEGEREGDVTAPSGILDLSLIHAEHAHCQDSSDEDTTNIPALPTSKLNLTIPPLKMAAENSSGYSSVSSGGSPTSSPNGPPCTPTPGLSNSKLVPIPFPQPSPTNFKAVRRQVKRKNQAQHSNENVSDVL